A genomic window from Drosophila sulfurigaster albostrigata strain 15112-1811.04 chromosome 4, ASM2355843v2, whole genome shotgun sequence includes:
- the LOC133846977 gene encoding LOW QUALITY PROTEIN: ankyrin-3-like (The sequence of the model RefSeq protein was modified relative to this genomic sequence to represent the inferred CDS: inserted 1 base in 1 codon) — protein MTLGEEQQKTVQGYAKTDSLRNTKLIKHSESMDNGCVEKPNGNAKHHQKQNDETILFLRAARSGDIGKVLEFINDGLIMDINSCNANGLNALHLAAKDGFVDICNELLKRGINVNSAXKKGNTALHIASLAGQQQVIKQLILYNANVNVQSLNGFTPLYMAAQENHDGCCRLLLSKGANPSLATEDGFTPLAVAMQQGHEKVVAVLLESDVRGKVRLPALHIAAKKNDINAAIMLLRQDTNADIVSKSGFTPLHIAAHYGNREFAELLLEHGANVNFTAKHNITPLHVACKWGKSEVCRLLLARQAQIDSTTRDGLTPLHCAARSGHVDVIELLLSLNAPIMSKTKNGLSALHMSSQGEHDEAARLLLDHKAPVDEVTIDYLTALHVAAHCGHVLVAKLLLDYGADPNSRALNGFTPLHIACKNRLKVVELLLKHGASISATTESGLTPLHVASFMGCMNIVIYLLQHDASPDMPTVRGETPLHLAARANQNDIIRILLRNGAKVESIAREGQTPLHVAARLGNIDIIMLMIQHGADVNAKTKDMYTALHIAVKEGHEEVCQLLIENGAQLDAITKKSFTPLHLASKYGKTKVADLILRKGGAIDCQGKNEVTPLHVAVHYDHQPVVLLLLQHGASTQIAARNGHSALHISAKKNNLEISQQLLHRGAQVDALSKSGFSLFTWLLRRVMLI, from the exons AACGACgaaactattttatttctgCGAGCAGCTCGTAGTGGTGACATTGGAAAAGTACTTGAATTCATCAATGATGGTCTAATCATGGACATTAATAGCTGTAATGCG aACGGTTTGAACGCTTTACATCTGGCAGCAAAGGATGGATTTGTTGATATTTGCAATGAGCTCTTAAAACGTGGCATCAACGTAAACAGTG ACAAAAAAGGCAACACTGCACTACATATTGCATCGTTGGCTGGCCAACAGCAAGTGATCAAACAGCTTATACTCTATAATGCCAATGTGAATGTGCAGTCACTGAATGGATTTACTCCATTGTATATGGCTGCGCAGGAGAATCACGATGGCTGTTGTCGTCTACTGCTTAGTAAAGGTGCGAACCCATCACTTGCTACTGAGGATGGTTTTACTCCTTTAGCCGTTGCAATGCAGCAAGGGCATGAAAAGGTTGTAGCTGTGCTTCTCGAGAGCGATGTGCGCGGCAAGGTGCGTTTGCCAGCCCTTCATATTGCGGCCAAGAAGAATGATATTAATGCCGCCATTATGCTGTTGCGTCAAGATACAAATGCTGATATTGTATCCAAATCTGGTTTTACTCCTCTTCATATTGCAGCACATTATGGTAATCGCGAATTTGCTGAATTATTGCTCGAGCACGGTGCTAATGTAAATTTTACTGCAAAACACAACATTACGCCACTACACGTCGCTTGCAAGTGGGGTAAGTCAGAAGTTTgtcgtcttcttcttgctcGGCAAGCTCAAATTGATAGTACTACCCGAGATGGTCTTACTCCGCTCCATTGCGCAGCGCGCTCTGGTCATGTTGATGTTATAGAGCTGCTCTTGTCTCTGAATGCACCGATTATGTCTAAAACAAAGAACGGATTATCAGCACTCCATATGTCATCCCAGGGCGAACACGACGAGGCGGCGCGACTTCTACTCGACCATAAGGCACCCGTTGACGAAGTCACCATTGACTATTTGACAGCGCTTCATGTCGCCGCCCATTGTGGCCATGTGCTCGTGGCTAAGTTATTGCTAGACTATGGCGCTGATCCGAATTCCCGCGCTCTAAACGGATTTACACCTTTGCATATTGCCTGCAAAAACCGTCTTAAGGTGGTGGAATTGTTATTGAAACACGGCGCTAGCATTTCAGCCACCACAGAATCTGGACTGACACCGTTGCATGTCGCAAGCTTTATGG gATGCATGAATATTGTTATATACTTGCTGCAACATGACGCAAGTCCTGATATGCCAACTGTACGCGGAGAGACTCCACTTCATTTGGCTGCACGCGCAAACCAG AATGATATTATTCGAATATTATTGCGGAATGGAGCCAAGGTAGAATCCATTGCTCGTGAAGGGCAAACTCCGTTGCATGTCGCTGCACGTCTTGGTAATATTGACATAATTATGTTGATGATACAGCATGGTGCCGATGTTAATGCCAAAACGAAGGATATGTACACAGCCTTGCACATTGCAGTAAAAGAAGGACATGAGGAAGTATGTCAATTGTTAATCGAAAACGGGGCACAGCTCGATGCAATCACAAAGAAGAGCTTCACTCCACTGCATTTGGCTAGTAAATATGGCAAAACGAAAGTGGCAGATCTGATACTACGAAAGGGTGGTGCCATCGATTGTCAGGGCAAGAATGAAGTCACTCCCTTACATGTGGCCGTCCATTATGACCATCAGCCCGTAGTTTTGTTACTTTTGCAACATGGCGCATCCACGCAAATCGCCGCACGTAATGGACACAGTGCTCTTCATATTTCGGCTAAGAAGaataatttggaaatttcACAGCAGCTACTGCATCGCGGTGCTCAAGTTGATGCTCTAAGCAAATCGGGCTTTTCCCTCTTCACTTGGCTGCTCAGGAGGGTCATGTTAATTTAG